A genomic segment from Fibrobacter sp. encodes:
- a CDS encoding GDP-mannose 4,6-dehydratase, whose amino-acid sequence MYKLAERGDDVVGIDNINDYYDVRLKFGRLAECGITAPNNDFIFGTEYRSCKFEKCRFIRLGIEEKAFLDRIFEKEKFDKVVNLAAQAGVRYSITNPYAYMWSNLYGFLNILEACRNFNVKHLIYASSSSVYGLNSKVPYSEDDKVDSPVSLYAASKKSNELMAHSYSKLYSLPVTGLRFFTVYGPWGRPDMSPMLFARAISKGEPIKVFNNGDMIRDFTYIDDIVEGTIHVVDRTPVASDCPNGVAYKVYNIGCSNPVKLMDFISEIENAYGEPAKKEFLPMQPGDVYQTNADTTKLETECGYKPHWSLHDGIAEFMKWYKSDRNPLR is encoded by the coding sequence ATGTATAAGCTTGCGGAACGTGGCGACGATGTCGTTGGCATCGATAACATCAATGACTACTACGACGTTCGTCTAAAATTCGGTAGACTGGCGGAATGCGGAATCACCGCTCCGAACAACGACTTTATTTTTGGAACGGAATACAGAAGTTGCAAATTTGAGAAATGTCGATTTATAAGATTAGGAATAGAAGAGAAAGCTTTTCTCGACAGAATCTTTGAAAAAGAAAAATTCGACAAGGTTGTAAATCTGGCCGCCCAAGCTGGAGTTCGCTATTCTATTACAAATCCATATGCGTATATGTGGAGCAATTTGTATGGATTCCTGAACATCTTAGAAGCATGCCGCAACTTCAATGTCAAGCACCTGATTTACGCATCCTCCAGTTCCGTTTACGGCCTTAACAGCAAGGTTCCCTATAGCGAAGACGACAAGGTGGATTCTCCCGTGAGCCTCTATGCCGCCAGCAAAAAGAGCAACGAGCTGATGGCGCATTCCTACAGCAAACTGTACAGCCTGCCTGTAACCGGACTTCGTTTCTTTACGGTGTATGGACCTTGGGGGCGCCCGGATATGTCTCCCATGCTGTTCGCCAGGGCCATTTCAAAGGGCGAACCAATCAAGGTGTTCAACAACGGCGACATGATCCGCGACTTTACCTACATCGATGATATTGTCGAAGGAACCATCCACGTGGTAGACCGTACGCCAGTCGCTTCAGATTGTCCCAACGGGGTCGCCTACAAGGTTTACAACATCGGCTGCAGCAATCCCGTGAAGCTGATGGATTTCATCAGCGAAATCGAAAACGCCTACGGCGAGCCCGCCAAGAAGGAATTCTTGCCCATGCAACCGGGTGACGTATACCAGACCAACGCCGACACCACCAAGCTGGAGACTGAATGCGGGTACAAGCCCCACTGGAGTCTGCACGACGGCATCGCCGAATTCATGAAGTGGTATAAAAGCGATAGAAATCCGTTGAGGTAA
- a CDS encoding BCCT family transporter encodes MKIEKGKIDWIITIVPLTIVIILSVLFFALPEQSNAVLSKVRFFFGDTFGTYYLVIGLGFFIMSIFLAMSKYGDIVLGGKNEKPKYSFFAWGCMMFTCGLAADILFYSFSEWVMYATNPHIAELGSVQDWAGVFPIFHWSLIPWAFYLVLAVAFGFMLHVRKQSRQKYSEACRPLLGKHTDGIAGRFIDLLAVFALLAGTATTFSIATPLMASIITEIFHVEISRTAITIVILVVTCAVYTYSLLHGFKGISILAKVCIFMFFGLNFYVLAFGGEARYIIDTGFESLGRMLQNFIGLSTYTDPLRKNNFPQDWTIYYWAYWMVWCVAAPFFIGNISKGRTIRQTLLGGYVFGVGSTILSFVILGNYSLGQQTSGAVDYMSAYAANGDLYTMIINIINTLPCAPFVLVLVLLTMMAFYATSFDSIAYTASCYSYHKLEENESPNKLIQLMMCVLLIILPIALVFSESSMSNLQSVSILAAFPIGIVMILIVVSFLKDGKKFIEESKKD; translated from the coding sequence ATGAAAATCGAAAAAGGTAAAATAGACTGGATTATAACAATTGTTCCTCTTACAATTGTTATAATTCTTAGCGTATTGTTCTTCGCATTGCCTGAACAATCGAATGCGGTTTTGAGCAAGGTTCGCTTTTTCTTTGGCGATACATTCGGAACGTATTATCTGGTAATTGGACTAGGCTTTTTCATCATGTCCATTTTCTTGGCCATGTCTAAGTATGGTGATATTGTATTAGGCGGAAAAAATGAAAAACCGAAGTATTCATTTTTTGCATGGGGATGCATGATGTTTACTTGCGGTCTTGCTGCAGACATTTTGTTCTATTCTTTTTCTGAATGGGTTATGTATGCAACAAATCCCCATATTGCCGAGCTAGGTAGCGTTCAAGATTGGGCAGGTGTTTTCCCGATATTCCACTGGAGTCTGATTCCATGGGCGTTCTATCTTGTGTTGGCTGTTGCATTTGGTTTCATGCTTCATGTTCGTAAACAATCCCGTCAAAAATATTCTGAAGCCTGTCGTCCGCTTCTTGGAAAGCATACAGATGGTATTGCCGGTCGCTTTATTGACTTGTTGGCAGTTTTTGCACTGCTTGCTGGTACAGCAACAACCTTCAGTATTGCAACGCCACTCATGGCTAGTATTATTACGGAAATTTTCCATGTAGAAATCAGTAGAACAGCAATCACCATTGTGATTCTTGTAGTGACTTGTGCCGTTTATACATATTCCCTACTTCACGGCTTTAAGGGAATTAGCATCCTTGCTAAAGTTTGCATTTTCATGTTCTTCGGCTTGAACTTCTATGTGTTGGCTTTTGGCGGCGAAGCTCGCTACATTATTGATACGGGATTTGAATCACTAGGAAGAATGCTCCAGAATTTTATTGGTCTTTCCACTTACACAGATCCTTTACGTAAGAATAATTTCCCCCAGGATTGGACTATTTACTATTGGGCTTATTGGATGGTGTGGTGTGTTGCGGCTCCGTTCTTCATTGGGAATATTTCCAAAGGTAGAACGATTCGTCAAACCCTACTTGGAGGATACGTTTTTGGCGTAGGTTCAACTATTCTTAGCTTTGTAATTCTTGGAAATTATTCTTTGGGACAGCAAACTTCTGGTGCAGTTGATTATATGTCAGCGTATGCTGCAAACGGTGATTTGTATACGATGATCATTAATATCATTAATACTTTGCCATGTGCACCGTTCGTTCTCGTTTTGGTTCTGCTGACAATGATGGCATTCTATGCAACATCCTTTGATTCGATTGCGTATACAGCATCTTGCTATAGTTATCACAAGCTGGAAGAAAATGAATCTCCTAACAAATTGATCCAGCTGATGATGTGTGTCCTTTTGATTATTTTACCGATAGCACTTGTTTTCTCAGAAAGCTCCATGAGCAATTTGCAGTCGGTAAGTATTCTTGCAGCGTTCCCTATAGGAATCGTGATGATACTGATTGTTGTCAGTTTCCTGAAGGATGGAAAGAAATTTATCGAAGAAAGCAAAAAGGATTAA